The proteins below are encoded in one region of Candidatus Binatia bacterium:
- a CDS encoding DUF433 domain-containing protein, with protein sequence MKVTVISSDPKIMGGTPVFQGTRVPVQTLIDYLEAGESISDFLEGFPTVTKKQVLALLEEAKEKLLADLQNPPG encoded by the coding sequence ATGAAGGTTACCGTCATCAGCTCAGATCCAAAGATCATGGGGGGAACTCCTGTTTTCCAGGGGACGCGCGTGCCCGTTCAGACGCTTATCGATTACCTGGAGGCCGGCGAGTCGATCTCCGATTTCCTTGAGGGATTCCCCACCGTCACCAAGAAGCAGGTCCTGGCTTTGTTAGAAGAAGCAAAGGAGAAACTGCTTGCCGACCTTCAGAATCCTCCTGGATGA
- a CDS encoding ABC transporter substrate-binding protein: MTTVKICTAIVLSLALSAFWHSPGWTQRLSVGYSALSGDHLPAWVAKETGIFQKNGLDVQLVFFTGGTTAVMALVSADTPFSQAAGSGVVNSVLAGSDAVIIGGGVTSLNYYLMSKPEIKTAEQLKGGTVAISRFGSSSDFIARYALQKIGLTPGKDVNLVQVGSTTQRVDATMTGRVQATVVNPPASFIAAKRGMNTLADLPKLGLVYQHTGAVSTRKYIRENPDVVRRYVRSQVEAVHRIYTDKATSLKVLAKYFGGNVEQDILEKTWENLLSEPVLPRKQYPSIEGIKTILATEAKGKPAKPEDFVDLTFIQELDKSGFIDGLYKRK; the protein is encoded by the coding sequence ATGACAACTGTGAAAATTTGCACTGCGATCGTTCTTTCTCTGGCGCTATCGGCTTTTTGGCACAGCCCCGGCTGGACGCAAAGGCTGAGCGTCGGATACAGCGCCCTCAGCGGCGATCACTTGCCGGCCTGGGTCGCCAAAGAAACGGGAATTTTTCAGAAGAACGGCCTGGACGTGCAGTTGGTTTTCTTTACCGGCGGCACGACCGCGGTGATGGCGCTCGTCTCCGCGGACACGCCGTTCAGCCAGGCCGCAGGGTCGGGTGTCGTCAATAGCGTTCTCGCCGGCTCCGACGCTGTCATTATAGGGGGAGGGGTCACGTCCCTGAATTACTATTTGATGTCGAAGCCCGAGATTAAGACCGCCGAGCAGTTGAAGGGCGGCACCGTGGCGATCAGCCGCTTCGGCTCTTCATCGGACTTCATCGCGCGCTACGCGTTGCAGAAGATCGGTCTGACTCCCGGCAAGGACGTCAACCTCGTCCAGGTCGGCAGCACGACCCAGCGAGTGGACGCGACGATGACGGGCCGGGTTCAGGCCACGGTTGTCAATCCTCCCGCCAGCTTCATCGCGGCCAAGCGCGGGATGAACACCTTGGCGGATCTCCCGAAGCTCGGTCTGGTCTACCAGCACACCGGGGCGGTCTCCACGAGAAAATATATCCGTGAGAATCCCGACGTCGTCCGGCGCTACGTGAGGTCTCAGGTCGAGGCCGTGCACCGAATCTATACCGACAAAGCGACTTCGTTAAAGGTCCTGGCGAAGTATTTCGGCGGCAACGTGGAGCAGGACATCCTGGAGAAGACGTGGGAGAATCTCCTCAGCGAGCCGGTGTTGCCCAGGAAGCAGTATCCTTCCATCGAAGGCATAAAGACTATCTTGGCGACCGAAGCAAAAGGAAAACCGGCGAAGCCCGAGGACTTCGTCGATCTGACATTCATTCAAGAGCTGGACAAGAGCGGTTTCATCGACGGGCTGTACAAGAGGAAGTAA
- a CDS encoding PPOX class F420-dependent oxidoreductase encodes MATIPEKYRDLLNKQTFAHLGTLMPDGSPQVTPVWVDYDGKHIRVNTAKGRVKDKNMRRNKKVALSITDPENPYRHLAVRGEVEEITEQGADAHIDSLAKKYLGKDKYPFRQPGEVRVIYKIRPEKVATMG; translated from the coding sequence ATGGCGACGATTCCGGAAAAATATCGCGATCTCTTGAACAAGCAAACGTTCGCGCATCTCGGAACCCTGATGCCGGACGGCAGCCCGCAGGTCACGCCCGTCTGGGTCGACTATGACGGCAAGCACATCCGCGTGAACACCGCCAAGGGGCGCGTGAAGGACAAAAATATGCGCCGCAATAAAAAAGTAGCGCTCTCCATCACCGACCCCGAGAATCCCTATCGGCATCTCGCGGTGCGCGGCGAAGTGGAAGAAATAACCGAGCAGGGCGCCGACGCGCACATCGACTCGCTGGCGAAAAAATATCTCGGCAAGGACAAATATCCCTTTCGCCAGCCGGGCGAGGTCCGGGTGATCTACAAGATCCGGCCGGAAAAAGTCGCGACGATGGGCTAG
- a CDS encoding SdpI family protein: protein MAQRTILLVFCCVIFLVSIPLALRLVPPNRIYGFRTRKTLSRPDIWYRANVFSAYSLMLSTAVKALIISCAPQFSDVTCAFILAALILCATAASFVYLRRIA from the coding sequence GTGGCCCAACGAACGATTCTGCTCGTCTTCTGCTGCGTGATCTTCCTCGTCAGTATTCCGCTGGCGTTGAGGCTCGTCCCGCCGAACCGAATCTACGGCTTCCGCACCCGCAAGACGCTGTCCCGCCCCGACATCTGGTATCGCGCCAACGTATTTTCGGCATATTCCCTTATGCTTTCTACGGCCGTGAAGGCGCTGATCATTTCCTGCGCACCTCAGTTTTCGGATGTCACCTGTGCGTTCATTCTGGCCGCTCTTATCCTCTGCGCAACGGCGGCGTCGTTCGTTTATCTCAGGCGCATCGCCTGA
- a CDS encoding DUF5615 family PIN-like protein — MPTFRILLDECIDRRLSKQIPGHQVKTTPEMGWAGFDNGELLAKAKKDFDIFITVDRNLTFSKIFLSSTLPFWFCASTQTVCRI, encoded by the coding sequence TTGCCGACCTTCAGAATCCTCCTGGATGAATGCATCGATCGGCGCCTGTCAAAACAAATTCCCGGCCATCAGGTCAAAACGACACCGGAAATGGGTTGGGCCGGTTTCGATAACGGTGAATTACTCGCCAAGGCGAAAAAAGATTTCGATATTTTCATTACCGTTGACCGCAATCTGACCTTCAGCAAAATCTTCCTCAGTTCGACATTGCCGTTCTGGTTCTGCGCGTCCACACAAACCGTTTGCAGGATTTGA